The following are encoded together in the Girardinichthys multiradiatus isolate DD_20200921_A chromosome X, DD_fGirMul_XY1, whole genome shotgun sequence genome:
- the LOC124863248 gene encoding medium-chain acyl-CoA ligase ACSF2, mitochondrial-like isoform X2 — translation MSARISSLLLRVCAYSFRCLDGLKSCRMWKPGAAALSRSLHVDSPPYKPSLTTSYVHGTSSYSLLPLTVGQSLEATVQRYPDREAVVFLQDGIRKTFAEFQKDVDMAAAGLLALGLKRGDRLGIWAPNIYEWILFQFASAKAGIILVSLNPAYQVEEVEITLQKVQCKAVLCPTSFRRQNYCEMLQEICPGIDSMLPGMIKSSRVPELRIIILTDSRQPGMLHVDNVMQAGESLHYKQLMDLQSQLSFDDAINIQFTSGTTGKPKGATLSHHNIVNNAYFVGLRMGYDCRPQVRVCVPVPMYHCFGSVMGGMCMAVHGITLVFPSSAYNSCANLEAIQNENCNFVYGTPTMYTDLLSRDLQKYNLSSVEAGLMGGSPCPPEILRKLISEMNMKEITIIYGSTENSPLTFLGFPQDNNELKINTVGCIMCHTEAKVVDPSTGQIVSLGASGELMIRGYCVMLGYWDDLQKTREVIAEDRWYRTGDTASLNSLGYCRIEGRIKELIIRGGENIYPAEIEQFLHKHQKVLEVQVVGVKDERLGEQVCACIRLRAGQTSTAEEIRDFCKGKISHFKIPYYVIFVDSYPLTVSGKIKKNILKEEMEKKLGL, via the exons ATGTCTGCAAGGATTTCTTCCTTGCTGCTCAGGGTCTGTGCTTACAGTTTCCGATGTTTGGATGGCCTCAAAAGCTGCAGGATGTGGAAACCAGGAGCAGCAGCTTTGTCTCG GTCTCTCCATGTAGACAGTCCTCCTTATAAACCATCCCTGACCACCAGCTACGTCCATGGCACCTCTTCATATTCATTGCTTCCCCTGACTGTAGGCCAGAGCCTGGAAGCAACGGTCCAACGCTATCCTGACCGTGAAGCTGTGGTCTTTCTACAGGATGGCATCAGGAAAACTTTTGCTGAGTTTCAGAAAGAT GTGGACATGGCTGCTGCAGGCTTGCTTGCGCTTGGCTTGAAGAGAGGTGATCGACTGGGGATTTGGGCTCCAAACATATATGAATGGATCCTTTTCCAGTTTGCTTCAGCTAAGGCTGGAATTATCCTG GTGTCACTGAACCCAGCTTATCAAGTGGAGGAGGTGGAGATTACACTGCAAAAG GTCCAGTGTAAAGCAGTGTTGTGTCCAACCAGCTTTAGAAGGCAGAACTATTGTGAGATGCTGCAAGAGATCTGTCCAGGAATCGATTCAATGCTGCCTGGCATGATCAAAAGCTCCAG GGTGCCAGAGTTGCGTATAATCATTCTGACCGACAGCAGACAGCCAGGAATGCTCCATGTGGACAATGTGATGCAAGCAGGGGAGAGTCTGCACTACAAACAGCTGATGGACCTGCAGAGCCAGCTGTCTTTTGATGATGCCATTAACATCCAGTTCACTTCA GGTACCACTGGGAAACCAAAGGGAGCCACTCTTTCTCACCACAATATTGTAAATAATGCATATTTTGTGGGTCTGCGTATGGGCTATGATTGCAGA CCTCAGGTGCGAGTGTGTGTGCCCGTGCCTATGTACCACTGCTTCGGCTCTGTGATGGGAGGGATGTGCATGGCGGTTCATGGCATCACACTGGTGTTCCCTTCTTCTGCTTACAACAGTTGTGCCAATTTAGAGGCCATCcagaatgaaaa CTGCAACTTTGTCTATGGCACTCCCACTATGTACACTGACCTGCTCAGTCGTGATTTACAAAAGTATAACTTGTCATCAgttgaagctg GGCTTATGGGAGGTTCTCCGTGCCCTCCTGAGATCCTGAGGAAGCTAATATCAGAAATGAACATGAAAGAGATAACG ATTATATACGGATCCACTGAAAACAGCCCTCTTACATTCCTTGGGTTCCCACAAGACAACAATGAGCTGAAGATCAACACTGTCGGGTGTATCATGTGTCACACTGAG GCCAAGGTAGTGGACCCCAGCACAGGCCAGATTGTCTCTTTGGGTGCTTCAGGGGAGCTGATGATCAGAGGTTACTGTGTGATGCTCGGGTACTGGGATGATCTTCAGAAAACCAGAGAAGTCATAGCTGAAGATCGCTGGTATAGGACTGG TGACACAGCCAGCCTGAACAGTCTGGGATACTGCCGCATCGAGGGACGCATTAAGGAACTGATCATTCGCGGAGGGGAGAACATTTACCCTGCTGAGATAGAGCAGTTTCTCCACAAGCATCAAAAAGTTCTGGAGGTGCag GTGGTTGGAGTGAAAGATGAGAGGCTGGGCGAGCAGGTGTGTGCCTGCATTAGGCTCAGGGCCGGCCAAACCTCAACTGCAGAGGAGATAAGGGACTTTTGCAAAGGCAAG aTTTCTCACTTTAAGATTCCATACTATGTGATCTTTGTAGACAGCTACCCTCTAACCGTCTCCGGGAAG ATCAAGAAGAACATATTGAAGGAGGAAATGGAGAAGAAATTGggtctttga
- the LOC124863248 gene encoding medium-chain acyl-CoA ligase ACSF2, mitochondrial-like isoform X1 produces MSARISSLLLRVCAYSFRCLDGLKSCRMWKPGAAALSRSVNFIFARSLHVDSPPYKPSLTTSYVHGTSSYSLLPLTVGQSLEATVQRYPDREAVVFLQDGIRKTFAEFQKDVDMAAAGLLALGLKRGDRLGIWAPNIYEWILFQFASAKAGIILVSLNPAYQVEEVEITLQKVQCKAVLCPTSFRRQNYCEMLQEICPGIDSMLPGMIKSSRVPELRIIILTDSRQPGMLHVDNVMQAGESLHYKQLMDLQSQLSFDDAINIQFTSGTTGKPKGATLSHHNIVNNAYFVGLRMGYDCRPQVRVCVPVPMYHCFGSVMGGMCMAVHGITLVFPSSAYNSCANLEAIQNENCNFVYGTPTMYTDLLSRDLQKYNLSSVEAGLMGGSPCPPEILRKLISEMNMKEITIIYGSTENSPLTFLGFPQDNNELKINTVGCIMCHTEAKVVDPSTGQIVSLGASGELMIRGYCVMLGYWDDLQKTREVIAEDRWYRTGDTASLNSLGYCRIEGRIKELIIRGGENIYPAEIEQFLHKHQKVLEVQVVGVKDERLGEQVCACIRLRAGQTSTAEEIRDFCKGKISHFKIPYYVIFVDSYPLTVSGKIKKNILKEEMEKKLGL; encoded by the exons ATGTCTGCAAGGATTTCTTCCTTGCTGCTCAGGGTCTGTGCTTACAGTTTCCGATGTTTGGATGGCCTCAAAAGCTGCAGGATGTGGAAACCAGGAGCAGCAGCTTTGTCTCG GTCTGTGAACTTTATATTTGCCAGGTCTCTCCATGTAGACAGTCCTCCTTATAAACCATCCCTGACCACCAGCTACGTCCATGGCACCTCTTCATATTCATTGCTTCCCCTGACTGTAGGCCAGAGCCTGGAAGCAACGGTCCAACGCTATCCTGACCGTGAAGCTGTGGTCTTTCTACAGGATGGCATCAGGAAAACTTTTGCTGAGTTTCAGAAAGAT GTGGACATGGCTGCTGCAGGCTTGCTTGCGCTTGGCTTGAAGAGAGGTGATCGACTGGGGATTTGGGCTCCAAACATATATGAATGGATCCTTTTCCAGTTTGCTTCAGCTAAGGCTGGAATTATCCTG GTGTCACTGAACCCAGCTTATCAAGTGGAGGAGGTGGAGATTACACTGCAAAAG GTCCAGTGTAAAGCAGTGTTGTGTCCAACCAGCTTTAGAAGGCAGAACTATTGTGAGATGCTGCAAGAGATCTGTCCAGGAATCGATTCAATGCTGCCTGGCATGATCAAAAGCTCCAG GGTGCCAGAGTTGCGTATAATCATTCTGACCGACAGCAGACAGCCAGGAATGCTCCATGTGGACAATGTGATGCAAGCAGGGGAGAGTCTGCACTACAAACAGCTGATGGACCTGCAGAGCCAGCTGTCTTTTGATGATGCCATTAACATCCAGTTCACTTCA GGTACCACTGGGAAACCAAAGGGAGCCACTCTTTCTCACCACAATATTGTAAATAATGCATATTTTGTGGGTCTGCGTATGGGCTATGATTGCAGA CCTCAGGTGCGAGTGTGTGTGCCCGTGCCTATGTACCACTGCTTCGGCTCTGTGATGGGAGGGATGTGCATGGCGGTTCATGGCATCACACTGGTGTTCCCTTCTTCTGCTTACAACAGTTGTGCCAATTTAGAGGCCATCcagaatgaaaa CTGCAACTTTGTCTATGGCACTCCCACTATGTACACTGACCTGCTCAGTCGTGATTTACAAAAGTATAACTTGTCATCAgttgaagctg GGCTTATGGGAGGTTCTCCGTGCCCTCCTGAGATCCTGAGGAAGCTAATATCAGAAATGAACATGAAAGAGATAACG ATTATATACGGATCCACTGAAAACAGCCCTCTTACATTCCTTGGGTTCCCACAAGACAACAATGAGCTGAAGATCAACACTGTCGGGTGTATCATGTGTCACACTGAG GCCAAGGTAGTGGACCCCAGCACAGGCCAGATTGTCTCTTTGGGTGCTTCAGGGGAGCTGATGATCAGAGGTTACTGTGTGATGCTCGGGTACTGGGATGATCTTCAGAAAACCAGAGAAGTCATAGCTGAAGATCGCTGGTATAGGACTGG TGACACAGCCAGCCTGAACAGTCTGGGATACTGCCGCATCGAGGGACGCATTAAGGAACTGATCATTCGCGGAGGGGAGAACATTTACCCTGCTGAGATAGAGCAGTTTCTCCACAAGCATCAAAAAGTTCTGGAGGTGCag GTGGTTGGAGTGAAAGATGAGAGGCTGGGCGAGCAGGTGTGTGCCTGCATTAGGCTCAGGGCCGGCCAAACCTCAACTGCAGAGGAGATAAGGGACTTTTGCAAAGGCAAG aTTTCTCACTTTAAGATTCCATACTATGTGATCTTTGTAGACAGCTACCCTCTAACCGTCTCCGGGAAG ATCAAGAAGAACATATTGAAGGAGGAAATGGAGAAGAAATTGggtctttga